In the Anaerolineae bacterium genome, one interval contains:
- a CDS encoding ATP-dependent Clp protease (ATP-dependent Clp protease, ATP-binding subunit ClpC / Negative regulator of genetic competence clcC/mecB), protein MAGMERFTQRARRVLSLAHQEAERMRHNYIGTEHLLLGLIEEDGGVAGRVLRELGLEPQRVQEMIERLVGFGQYRGGKLDLSPGTQQVLEQAVEEARRMGHHYIGTEHLLLGLVRHGEGVAMDVLRKLGITAEQIRRQTHRILQESTTTRRGTAVSETQRSTKQEPQQKSKTPLVDQLATDLTALAEEGKLDPVIGRQMEIERVIQVLARRTKNNPALIGEPGVGKTAIVEGLAQRIVEGDVPAPLLNKRVLQLDVGSLVAGTMYRGQFEERLKRVIDELKSSGAILFIDEVHMLVGAGAAGSSVDAANILKPALSRGELQVIGATTLDEYRKYIESDAALERRFQPIHVEEPTIEQALEILRGVRPAYEEHHRLNISDEALDAAVRLSARYVTERFLPDKAIDLIDESSSRVRMYKSPAAKTAKELMEQLRQIRHNRELALEDNRFDDAQELLERQEALERQLERLRSGWDRSNSPVVSAEDIAEVVSMWTGVPVMQMAETESQRLLRMEEELGKYIIGQQEAIDAISKAVRRARAGLKDPRRPIGSFIFLGPTGVGKTELTKALARFMFGSEDALVQLDMSEFMERHTVSRLVGAPPGYVGYEEAGQLTEAIRRRPYSIVVFDEIEKAHPEAHNMLLQIMEEGHLSDAKGHKVDFRNTIIIMTSNVGADMIKRQTSIGFNLKRDEQLEEKLAYEEMRKKLMDALRRVFRPEFINRVDSVIVFRSLGKEDIKKIVDIELNKVAQRLEEHNITLNATAAARELLAELGYDPEMGARPLRRVIQQKVEDVLSDALLAGEFDKGDTILVDVIEGEIKLRRADEQLSQPPQEMATA, encoded by the coding sequence GTGGCTGGGATGGAGCGTTTTACCCAACGCGCTCGGCGCGTATTAAGCCTGGCGCATCAGGAAGCCGAACGTATGCGTCATAATTATATTGGTACCGAGCATCTCTTGCTCGGTTTAATTGAAGAAGATGGCGGTGTTGCCGGGAGAGTTTTGCGCGAACTGGGGCTGGAACCCCAACGCGTTCAAGAGATGATCGAGCGCCTGGTTGGGTTTGGACAATATCGCGGCGGTAAGCTCGACCTTTCCCCCGGCACTCAACAGGTTCTGGAACAGGCGGTTGAAGAAGCCCGTCGGATGGGACATCATTACATTGGCACTGAGCACCTGCTTTTAGGACTGGTGCGTCATGGCGAAGGTGTTGCCATGGATGTGCTCCGCAAACTTGGCATCACTGCCGAACAGATTCGCCGCCAGACCCACCGCATTTTGCAGGAATCGACCACCACCCGGCGGGGCACAGCGGTGAGCGAAACGCAACGCTCGACGAAGCAAGAGCCTCAGCAAAAATCCAAGACGCCGCTGGTGGATCAATTAGCCACCGATTTGACCGCTCTGGCAGAAGAAGGGAAATTAGACCCGGTCATCGGGCGGCAAATGGAAATCGAACGCGTGATTCAGGTGCTGGCAAGACGCACGAAAAACAACCCGGCTCTGATCGGCGAACCCGGTGTAGGTAAAACGGCAATTGTCGAAGGTCTCGCCCAGCGCATCGTCGAAGGGGATGTGCCGGCACCCTTGCTGAATAAGCGGGTGTTGCAACTGGATGTGGGATCGCTGGTTGCCGGCACCATGTATCGTGGCCAGTTCGAAGAGCGTTTGAAACGGGTCATCGACGAACTGAAATCTTCTGGCGCCATCCTGTTCATTGATGAGGTTCACATGCTGGTCGGGGCTGGCGCAGCCGGTTCATCGGTGGATGCAGCCAATATCCTCAAACCGGCTCTCTCGCGCGGCGAATTGCAGGTCATCGGAGCAACAACCCTGGATGAATATCGCAAATACATCGAAAGCGACGCTGCCCTGGAACGACGTTTCCAGCCTATCCACGTTGAAGAACCAACCATCGAACAGGCGTTAGAAATCTTGCGCGGCGTTCGCCCGGCTTATGAAGAGCATCACCGCCTGAACATCTCGGACGAAGCTTTAGATGCTGCGGTGCGTCTCTCCGCTCGCTATGTGACGGAGCGCTTTTTGCCCGATAAAGCCATTGACCTGATTGATGAGTCTTCCTCGCGGGTGCGCATGTATAAAAGCCCGGCAGCCAAAACTGCCAAGGAACTGATGGAACAACTGCGCCAGATTCGCCATAATCGGGAACTGGCGCTGGAGGACAACCGCTTCGACGATGCTCAGGAATTGTTAGAGCGTCAGGAAGCTCTGGAGCGCCAGTTGGAACGTCTGCGCAGCGGCTGGGATCGCTCCAACAGCCCGGTGGTCTCCGCCGAAGACATTGCCGAAGTGGTCTCGATGTGGACCGGCGTGCCGGTCATGCAAATGGCAGAAACGGAATCGCAGCGCCTGTTGCGCATGGAAGAAGAATTGGGCAAATATATCATCGGTCAGCAAGAAGCCATTGATGCCATCTCCAAAGCCGTGCGTCGCGCTCGCGCCGGTCTGAAGGACCCACGCCGTCCAATCGGTTCCTTCATTTTCCTGGGCCCAACCGGTGTAGGGAAAACCGAACTGACCAAAGCGTTGGCGCGCTTTATGTTCGGCAGCGAGGATGCTCTGGTGCAACTGGATATGTCCGAATTCATGGAGCGACACACCGTCAGCCGCCTGGTGGGTGCGCCTCCCGGCTATGTCGGCTACGAAGAAGCCGGTCAATTAACCGAAGCCATCCGGCGCCGCCCCTATTCGATCGTCGTTTTTGACGAGATCGAAAAAGCGCACCCCGAAGCCCACAACATGCTCCTGCAAATTATGGAAGAAGGGCATCTATCCGATGCCAAAGGACATAAAGTGGACTTCCGCAATACGATCATTATCATGACCTCCAACGTCGGAGCGGATATGATCAAACGCCAGACCAGCATCGGCTTCAATCTAAAGCGCGACGAGCAACTGGAAGAAAAACTTGCTTATGAGGAGATGCGCAAAAAGCTGATGGACGCCTTGCGGCGGGTCTTCCGCCCCGAGTTTATCAACCGGGTCGACTCGGTAATTGTCTTCCGCTCGCTCGGCAAAGAAGACATCAAGAAGATCGTCGATATCGAACTCAACAAGGTAGCCCAACGCCTGGAGGAGCATAACATTACCCTCAACGCTACGGCAGCCGCACGGGAACTGCTTGCCGAGTTAGGCTACGATCCCGAAATGGGTGCTCGCCCCCTGCGGCGGGTGATCCAGCAAAAGGTTGAAGATGTTCTGTCTGATGCTTTGTTAGCCGGTGAATTCGATAAAGGAGACACCATCCTGGTGGATGTCATTGAAGGCGAGATCAAGTTGCGCCGCGCAGACGAGCAACTCTCTCAACCCCCTCAAGAGATGGCAACTGCTTAA
- a CDS encoding putative peptidoglycan lipid II flippase MurJ: MKHIARSTLVVAIFFGLEKVLGFARHFLVARQFGLSAELDAYNAANNLPDLLFMLISGGALAMAFIPVLTETRQKAGQEAAWQVFSYVLNLLFLVTASLSVLIALFAGQLVRSQVGIVPGFSIEQQGVVVDLMRLNLIGTLLLSLGGLAVAGLQSNQHFWLPAIALSLYDLGGLVGVVFLAPLSGYQLSGLRLPALGWGVYGLVSGTILGALLYFLIQIPGLIRYRFRWNAGFGLKDARVLKSLNLMAPRVLTMLFIQLTFIAQDNLASRLSSGSITALAYGWLFFQVPETLIGTALGTVLLPTLAEQAVLQDRQAFQQTLEKSLKVILALTIPLIALLIVVIRPAVTIFNFGSAGENLVVWTARVYMLGLLGHSLLEVAVRAFYAQQDARTPLISAALTSLAFILLGILFYRPFGAAGIALANVVAFSGQAFVLWGLLYRQRQMGWLMGGTLGRALIAALLCAAIPGLLFSLSQSTLVMAILAGTLGVLVLILLALPEIKILLRL, from the coding sequence GTGAAGCATATTGCCCGTTCCACGCTTGTCGTCGCCATTTTCTTTGGGCTGGAAAAAGTCTTAGGGTTTGCGCGCCACTTTCTGGTGGCGCGCCAGTTTGGGCTCTCCGCCGAACTGGATGCCTATAATGCCGCCAACAACCTGCCCGATCTATTGTTTATGCTCATCTCTGGCGGCGCGCTGGCAATGGCGTTTATCCCCGTCCTGACCGAAACCCGTCAAAAAGCGGGACAGGAGGCCGCCTGGCAGGTTTTCTCCTATGTATTGAATTTACTCTTTCTGGTGACCGCTTCGCTCTCTGTACTGATCGCCCTTTTTGCCGGTCAACTGGTGCGTTCGCAAGTTGGCATTGTACCCGGCTTTTCGATCGAACAGCAGGGCGTGGTGGTGGACTTGATGCGTTTAAACCTGATCGGAACCCTGTTACTCTCCCTGGGCGGGTTAGCCGTTGCCGGTTTACAATCCAATCAACATTTCTGGCTGCCAGCCATTGCCCTCAGTTTATATGATCTGGGTGGTCTGGTTGGGGTGGTATTTTTAGCCCCTCTATCTGGCTATCAATTGTCAGGTCTCCGACTGCCCGCGCTTGGCTGGGGAGTTTATGGCCTGGTCTCGGGCACAATTTTAGGCGCCCTTCTGTATTTCCTCATCCAGATTCCCGGCTTGATTCGCTACCGATTCCGTTGGAATGCAGGTTTTGGACTGAAGGATGCAAGGGTGTTGAAAAGCCTCAACCTGATGGCGCCGCGTGTCCTTACCATGCTGTTCATTCAACTCACCTTTATTGCCCAGGATAACCTGGCATCCCGCCTCAGTTCTGGCTCGATCACTGCTCTGGCTTACGGCTGGCTTTTCTTTCAGGTACCAGAGACGTTGATCGGCACGGCTTTAGGTACGGTGCTACTGCCCACCCTTGCCGAGCAGGCTGTTCTGCAAGACCGGCAAGCCTTTCAACAAACCTTAGAGAAAAGCCTGAAGGTGATCCTGGCGCTGACGATCCCCTTGATCGCCCTGCTGATCGTTGTGATCCGCCCGGCAGTTACAATTTTCAACTTCGGCAGTGCTGGTGAGAACCTGGTGGTCTGGACAGCGCGGGTGTATATGCTGGGCTTATTAGGTCACTCCTTGCTCGAAGTAGCGGTGCGGGCGTTCTATGCCCAACAGGATGCCCGCACCCCCCTGATCAGCGCCGCCCTGACCAGCCTGGCATTTATCCTGCTCGGCATTCTCTTCTACCGCCCTTTTGGCGCGGCCGGCATTGCACTGGCAAATGTGGTGGCTTTCAGCGGTCAGGCTTTCGTCCTGTGGGGATTGCTGTACCGCCAACGTCAAATGGGCTGGCTGATGGGTGGCACGCTGGGACGGGCACTGATCGCCGCTTTGCTTTGCGCCGCCATCCCTGGCTTGCTCTTCTCCCTGAGTCAATCAACCCTTGTCATGGCAATCCTCGCCGGCACGCTGGGGGTGCTGGTTCTGATCCTTCTGGCTTTGCCGGAAATCAAAATCTTGCTGCGCTTATAG
- a CDS encoding extracellular serine protease yields MSESDEFIPLSTSSHRFVVHRLFLFGLLLAFLGASVWLANVAQAAPSPFEDVNWRAKIDPWVWQTAQGSQTEFLVFLQEQADLSGAEALPTKNEKGWFVYRQLTAVALRTQAPLLEQLRQRGIAHRSYWIANLIWVRGDLSDVLMLSRRREVARLVANPAVQLALPPSLEGTTPQATDGIEWNIQKVNADDLWALGYQGQGVVIGGQDTGYDWQHPALKNAYRGWDGSQANHDYNWHDAIHGPISSSLMGEGLGSKAMGDAQALSLTLALSLREREPNSPLLVGEELGVRASDCPYDSPEPCDDWGHGTHTMGIMIGTDGSNQIGMAPEAHWIGCRNMENGVGTPATYMECFQWFIAPTRIDGSEPNPSLAPDVINNSWSCTEKEGCTDPNILKAAVEAVRAAGILTVQSAGNGGSQCNTVKDPAAIYAASFTVGATDNSDNIASFSSRGPVTVDGSNRLKPDVVAPGVNVRSSVPGTGYAFNSGTSMAAPHVAGLAALLISAIPELRGQVPLLEFLIRASAVPLTTTQTCGGVPGSSTPNNTYGWGRIDAWQAYQEWPLEHFYFPFISKAP; encoded by the coding sequence ATGTCAGAGAGCGACGAATTCATCCCGCTGTCCACTTCCTCGCATCGCTTCGTTGTCCACAGGCTCTTTCTTTTTGGGCTCCTGCTGGCATTCCTGGGCGCCTCCGTCTGGCTTGCGAATGTCGCTCAGGCCGCACCTTCCCCATTCGAAGATGTAAACTGGCGGGCTAAAATCGACCCCTGGGTCTGGCAAACCGCGCAAGGCAGCCAGACCGAATTTCTGGTCTTCTTGCAGGAACAGGCTGACCTGAGCGGCGCCGAAGCCCTGCCAACCAAGAACGAGAAGGGTTGGTTTGTCTATCGGCAGTTAACTGCCGTTGCTCTGCGCACGCAAGCTCCATTGCTGGAGCAATTACGGCAGCGAGGAATCGCCCATCGTTCGTACTGGATCGCCAACCTGATCTGGGTGCGCGGCGATCTGAGCGATGTTCTCATGCTCTCCCGGCGGCGGGAGGTAGCCCGCCTGGTCGCCAACCCGGCCGTGCAGCTGGCGCTTCCACCCTCGCTGGAAGGTACGACCCCTCAGGCAACCGATGGGATTGAATGGAACATTCAAAAAGTCAACGCCGATGATCTCTGGGCATTGGGCTATCAGGGTCAGGGGGTGGTGATTGGTGGGCAGGACACCGGCTACGATTGGCAGCACCCGGCGCTCAAAAACGCCTATCGCGGCTGGGATGGCAGTCAGGCCAACCATGATTACAACTGGCACGACGCCATTCATGGACCCATCTCATCTTCCTTAATGGGAGAGGGGCTGGGTTCAAAGGCTATGGGCGACGCTCAGGCACTATCCCTCACCCTGGCCCTCTCCCTAAGGGAGAGGGAACCCAACTCCCCTCTCCTCGTGGGAGAGGAGTTGGGAGTTAGGGCTTCTGACTGCCCTTACGACTCCCCAGAGCCCTGCGACGATTGGGGTCACGGCACACACACCATGGGCATCATGATTGGCACAGACGGATCGAACCAGATCGGCATGGCGCCGGAAGCCCACTGGATCGGCTGTCGTAATATGGAGAATGGGGTCGGTACCCCTGCAACCTATATGGAGTGCTTCCAGTGGTTCATCGCCCCCACGAGAATTGACGGCAGCGAGCCCAATCCGAGCCTGGCGCCGGATGTGATCAACAACTCCTGGTCTTGCACGGAGAAAGAAGGCTGCACCGACCCCAACATCTTGAAGGCGGCGGTGGAAGCCGTGCGGGCAGCCGGCATTCTGACCGTTCAATCGGCTGGGAATGGTGGAAGCCAATGTAATACGGTGAAGGACCCGGCGGCAATTTATGCCGCCTCGTTCACCGTGGGAGCAACCGACAATTCTGATAACATTGCCAGTTTTAGCAGCCGCGGTCCCGTCACCGTGGATGGCAGCAACCGCCTGAAGCCGGATGTGGTCGCGCCAGGCGTGAATGTCCGTTCGAGCGTTCCGGGAACAGGATACGCCTTCAACAGTGGCACCAGCATGGCTGCGCCGCACGTGGCTGGCCTGGCAGCATTGCTGATCTCTGCGATTCCAGAGTTGCGCGGGCAGGTCCCGCTGCTGGAATTCTTGATCCGCGCTTCGGCGGTTCCACTGACTACAACCCAAACTTGCGGGGGGGTCCCGGGCAGTTCGACACCCAACAACACCTACGGATGGGGACGAATTGATGCATGGCAGGCTTATCAAGAATGGCCGCTCGAACACTTCTATTTCCCTTTTATCAGCAAGGCACCATGA
- a CDS encoding Permeases of the major facilitator superfamily codes for MQIPTAVQRANFRYLYADIFWFGVLSGSTLAFLTVYVARLGGNSLQVGLITAAPGLVNLLFSMPFGGWLQRKPLLPVTVSSLFLHRLGYLVLVFLPWLFPPHREIWVIIVITLLMYIPGTLQAIAFNALFAEVVEPEWRAEVVGKRFAIQSFSISAASLLCGQLLDRVVFPLNYQLVFLIGALAALFSTYSVSRLVVGQKSAVGLYTALLSGNAPGTASSTLQIRPARKGRPSNRLDLLAAFSTWRSEWRLDLLHTPFGPFMGAYLAFYTVQYIPIPLFPLVQVRLLEMTDSQISFANALFYTSLLIGSLVVSRLSQRKGHRWMLVQSGAWIFIFPLLYAIARSSQVVYLNNIIGGAIWAGLYNATTNRLMERVPENDRPAHMALHNLVMNLGMLGGSLLGSALGETLGLRQAMWLAAGLRLIGSYLLWRYG; via the coding sequence ATGCAGATACCAACCGCTGTTCAACGCGCCAATTTTCGTTACCTCTACGCCGATATTTTCTGGTTTGGCGTATTGAGTGGGAGTACGTTAGCTTTTCTCACCGTCTATGTAGCCCGGTTGGGTGGCAATAGCCTGCAGGTGGGTTTGATCACCGCCGCGCCGGGTCTGGTGAATTTGCTCTTCTCGATGCCGTTTGGAGGCTGGTTACAAAGAAAACCTCTCTTGCCGGTCACGGTGAGCAGTCTCTTCCTGCATCGCCTGGGCTATTTAGTGCTGGTCTTCTTGCCCTGGTTGTTTCCACCTCACCGCGAAATTTGGGTGATTATTGTGATTACGCTGTTGATGTATATCCCTGGCACGCTTCAGGCAATTGCTTTTAATGCCCTTTTTGCCGAAGTTGTTGAACCTGAATGGCGGGCGGAGGTGGTCGGCAAGCGCTTTGCCATTCAATCCTTCAGCATTTCGGCAGCCTCGCTGCTCTGTGGTCAACTGCTCGATCGGGTGGTTTTTCCGCTTAATTATCAGCTGGTCTTTTTGATTGGCGCTCTGGCTGCTCTTTTCAGCACTTATTCTGTCAGTCGATTGGTGGTTGGACAGAAGAGCGCGGTAGGGCTGTACACCGCCCTGCTTTCTGGAAACGCACCTGGTACCGCCTCCTCGACTCTCCAAATCAGACCCGCCCGGAAAGGCAGGCCATCAAACCGTCTGGATTTGCTTGCGGCTTTTTCGACTTGGCGCAGTGAATGGCGACTGGACCTGTTGCACACTCCCTTTGGACCTTTTATGGGGGCATATTTAGCGTTTTACACCGTGCAATATATTCCTATTCCTCTTTTTCCGTTGGTGCAGGTGCGCCTGCTGGAGATGACAGATAGCCAGATTAGTTTTGCAAACGCTTTGTTTTACACTTCCCTTTTGATTGGATCGTTAGTTGTAAGCCGTCTGAGCCAGCGCAAAGGTCATCGCTGGATGCTGGTGCAAAGTGGGGCGTGGATCTTTATCTTCCCGCTCCTCTACGCCATTGCACGAAGTAGCCAGGTAGTTTACCTGAATAACATCATCGGAGGAGCGATCTGGGCGGGTTTGTACAATGCCACAACCAATCGGCTGATGGAACGCGTGCCGGAGAACGATCGCCCGGCTCACATGGCGTTACACAACCTGGTGATGAATTTGGGCATGTTAGGAGGTTCATTATTGGGTTCGGCGCTGGGGGAGACTCTCGGTTTACGCCAGGCGATGTGGCTTGCGGCAGGTTTGCGGCTGATAGGTTCATATTTGCTCTGGAGATATGGTTAA
- a CDS encoding Permease of the drug/metabolite transporter (DMT) superfamily: MAARTLLFPFYQQGTMNKLGILSGIGASAIWGGMYVVSKVVLEVIPPFALLTLRLLLGILVLGMIVQWRGGLGFNRQQWKQVLGVGIVGYGVSIGFQFVGTKLSNASNGALITSSTPAFVLLFAALLLKEKLSPRQGLALALATLGALIVVDPRAVRLSPDTFWGNLSLVGAAITWALYSVLIRLVTRNLDTLRVSLVAFVGGLFITVPAALWEWKTIGVGAIDGMVIAGILYLGIISTALAMFLWNTAFATLPAGIASLTLFAQPLVGVLLGALLLEERLTALFFLGGVLICAGLWLATRE, encoded by the coding sequence ATGGCCGCTCGAACACTTCTATTTCCCTTTTATCAGCAAGGCACCATGAACAAACTCGGCATTCTCAGCGGTATCGGCGCCTCAGCCATCTGGGGCGGCATGTACGTGGTCAGCAAGGTCGTCTTAGAGGTCATTCCGCCTTTTGCACTGCTTACTTTGCGCCTCCTTCTGGGAATCCTCGTGCTGGGGATGATTGTCCAGTGGCGTGGTGGTCTGGGCTTTAACCGCCAGCAATGGAAGCAGGTGTTAGGAGTGGGCATTGTCGGCTACGGCGTTTCCATTGGCTTTCAATTTGTCGGCACCAAACTCTCGAATGCTTCGAATGGAGCTTTGATTACTTCCTCCACGCCGGCTTTTGTCTTGCTTTTTGCCGCCCTGCTGTTGAAGGAAAAGCTCTCACCACGACAGGGGCTTGCCCTGGCACTTGCCACGCTGGGGGCTTTGATTGTGGTCGATCCGCGTGCTGTGCGTCTTTCGCCCGACACCTTTTGGGGGAATCTCAGTCTGGTTGGAGCAGCCATCACCTGGGCGCTTTACTCGGTGCTGATTCGTCTGGTCACCCGCAATCTGGACACTTTGCGGGTCAGTCTGGTAGCTTTTGTAGGCGGTTTATTCATCACTGTTCCGGCTGCGCTCTGGGAATGGAAGACGATCGGCGTTGGGGCTATCGACGGAATGGTCATCGCCGGCATTTTATACCTTGGGATTATCTCTACCGCCCTAGCCATGTTTTTATGGAACACCGCTTTTGCCACTTTGCCAGCTGGTATCGCTTCGCTCACTTTATTTGCCCAGCCGCTGGTTGGTGTGCTTTTAGGGGCGCTCCTGCTTGAAGAGCGCCTGACAGCCCTGTTTTTCCTCGGCGGTGTCTTGATCTGCGCCGGGCTGTGGCTGGCTACGCGCGAGTAG
- a CDS encoding SSU ribosomal protein S1p has translation MEINDPTHGLGVEPSDPNKVETSNPNELNHAEQNSMESLLGREGLTLDFPKAGEIRQGVIAAIKENEILVSIGTKSEGIISGRELENIPAEERAAFQPGVEIPVYILNPEDDNGNVVLSYTRAAEQQDWKKVNEYLASGEVIESKVVGYNKGGLLVPVGRLRGFVPASQISAVRRSMLEEKQGAQQWEKMIGEPIQVRVIEVDQERRRLILSERLAIQETRESLKDRLLDELKEGDVRRGRVTSVADFGAFVNIEGADGLVHLSEVSWERIKHPNEVLKVGQEVEVKVISVDRERKRIGLSIRQLQEDPWLQKVAHLREGQLVEGKITHLTKFGAFARIGEDLEGLIHLSELSEQHINHPKEVVKEGEVLTLRIIKIDPERRRIGLSLRKVDSAAYADLDWKMALAEEVLEIVEEEQPATPGTEHEKSAVEGASTSMPQSVSEEPESESNTSAEEVASRDTQQQERTE, from the coding sequence ATGGAAATAAACGACCCAACCCATGGCTTGGGGGTTGAGCCATCCGACCCAAACAAGGTGGAAACCTCTAACCCAAACGAACTCAATCATGCTGAACAAAACTCCATGGAAAGTCTCTTAGGGAGGGAAGGATTGACTCTGGACTTCCCAAAGGCGGGGGAGATTCGCCAAGGGGTGATCGCGGCTATCAAGGAGAACGAAATCCTGGTCAGCATCGGCACCAAGTCGGAAGGGATTATCAGCGGTCGCGAGCTGGAGAATATCCCAGCCGAGGAACGAGCCGCCTTCCAACCCGGCGTCGAAATTCCGGTGTATATTCTTAACCCCGAGGATGATAACGGTAACGTTGTCCTCTCCTATACCCGCGCCGCCGAACAACAGGATTGGAAGAAAGTAAACGAATACCTTGCTTCTGGTGAGGTCATCGAAAGCAAAGTGGTCGGATACAACAAGGGCGGTCTTTTAGTGCCGGTTGGCCGTTTGCGGGGGTTTGTGCCGGCTTCCCAGATCAGCGCTGTCCGGCGTTCGATGCTCGAAGAGAAGCAAGGCGCTCAGCAATGGGAAAAGATGATTGGCGAACCCATTCAGGTCAGAGTCATCGAAGTCGATCAGGAACGACGCCGTTTGATCCTTTCGGAACGTCTGGCAATTCAAGAAACCCGTGAGAGTCTCAAAGATCGTCTCCTGGATGAGTTAAAAGAGGGGGATGTGCGGCGAGGACGGGTGACCAGCGTGGCAGACTTTGGCGCCTTTGTCAATATCGAGGGCGCAGATGGTCTGGTGCACCTCTCGGAAGTTTCCTGGGAACGCATCAAACACCCCAACGAAGTGCTCAAAGTCGGGCAAGAAGTTGAGGTTAAAGTCATTAGCGTTGATCGAGAACGAAAACGAATCGGCTTATCGATCCGTCAGCTTCAAGAAGACCCGTGGCTTCAGAAAGTGGCTCATCTCAGAGAGGGCCAACTGGTGGAGGGGAAAATTACGCATCTAACAAAATTCGGCGCCTTTGCCCGCATTGGCGAGGATCTGGAAGGACTCATTCATCTTTCCGAGCTGAGCGAACAGCATATCAATCACCCCAAAGAAGTCGTCAAGGAAGGCGAAGTGCTGACCCTGCGCATCATCAAGATCGACCCGGAACGCCGGCGAATAGGCTTGAGTTTACGCAAAGTGGACTCGGCTGCTTACGCTGACCTCGACTGGAAGATGGCCTTGGCAGAAGAAGTTCTGGAAATCGTAGAGGAAGAGCAACCTGCTACGCCTGGCACAGAACACGAGAAAAGCGCGGTGGAAGGTGCCTCCACCTCCATGCCGCAATCTGTCTCAGAAGAGCCCGAATCCGAATCGAACACCAGTGCAGAAGAGGTTGCTTCAAGAGATACTCAGCAACAAGAAAGAACCGAATAG
- a CDS encoding Cysteine desulfurase has translation MPLDPPSVRLNFPALQRSKAIFLDNPAGTQICQHSLKRMVDYLQTCNANHEGAFATSRQSDALLYNAHAVAADFYNATRPEEIVFGANMTTLTLHLSRSLAHWLNAGDRLVVTRLDHDANISPWLLIAAERGCVVDWVDFHPEDGTLNLEQFRKALERQPRLVAVGYASNALGTINPLSEIIPLAKQAGALVYVDAVQYAPHGPIDVQELGCDFLVSSAYKWFGPHVGVLYGRYELLEALFAYKVRPASPNPPGKFETGTLNHEGIAGVLGALEYLEELGETYGAAFEAHLANRYQGRRLRLKKAMAAIRAYEEGLAQALLETLEETPGVTIYGLRDLQRLNERVPTVAFRLKGWHPRRIAEELDQAGIYVWDGNYYALEVTTRLGVEEDGGMVRVGPVHYNTVHEIEQFGAALRKLIQES, from the coding sequence ATGCCTCTTGACCCTCCAAGCGTCCGTTTAAACTTTCCTGCTCTGCAAAGAAGCAAAGCGATCTTTCTGGACAATCCAGCCGGCACACAAATCTGCCAGCATTCCTTGAAACGCATGGTGGATTACCTGCAAACCTGCAATGCAAACCACGAAGGTGCATTTGCTACCAGCCGGCAATCTGATGCTCTCCTTTACAATGCCCATGCCGTGGCGGCTGATTTTTACAACGCTACCCGCCCGGAAGAAATCGTCTTTGGGGCAAATATGACCACGCTCACCCTGCACCTGAGCCGCTCTCTGGCGCACTGGCTGAATGCTGGCGATCGCCTCGTGGTTACCCGCCTTGATCACGATGCAAATATCAGCCCTTGGCTGCTCATCGCCGCCGAACGCGGTTGTGTTGTCGACTGGGTGGACTTTCACCCCGAAGATGGCACGCTAAACCTGGAGCAGTTTCGCAAAGCGCTCGAACGCCAGCCCCGCCTGGTGGCGGTAGGATACGCCTCGAATGCGCTTGGCACAATTAATCCTTTATCCGAGATCATCCCCCTGGCCAAGCAAGCTGGGGCATTGGTCTATGTGGATGCAGTGCAATATGCCCCGCATGGTCCTATCGATGTGCAAGAACTGGGCTGCGATTTTCTGGTCTCTTCAGCGTATAAATGGTTCGGACCGCATGTAGGGGTCCTCTATGGTCGTTACGAATTGCTGGAAGCATTGTTCGCCTATAAAGTGCGCCCTGCCTCACCAAACCCACCTGGAAAATTCGAGACCGGGACCTTGAACCATGAAGGCATCGCTGGCGTCCTGGGCGCACTTGAATATCTCGAAGAACTGGGAGAAACCTATGGGGCAGCCTTTGAAGCCCACCTTGCAAACAGGTATCAGGGACGACGCCTGCGCTTAAAGAAAGCAATGGCGGCCATTCGCGCCTACGAGGAAGGGTTGGCACAGGCTTTGCTGGAAACCCTCGAAGAGACGCCTGGCGTGACGATTTATGGTTTACGGGATTTGCAGCGCTTGAACGAACGCGTCCCCACCGTGGCATTCCGTCTCAAAGGCTGGCATCCAAGGCGGATAGCGGAGGAACTCGATCAAGCCGGCATTTACGTATGGGATGGAAATTATTACGCCTTAGAGGTTACCACTCGACTGGGCGTAGAGGAAGATGGTGGTATGGTGCGGGTTGGTCCAGTGCATTACAACACCGTGCATGAAATCGAGCAGTTTGGCGCTGCTTTACGCAAGCTGATCCAGGAGAGTTGA